One stretch of Candidatus Binataceae bacterium DNA includes these proteins:
- a CDS encoding ATP synthase F0 subunit C has protein sequence MIRKLGTITTLVGIAILTSPLLALAQQGAGPAEAGGEWRAGLIALAANIGIGIAAFGSALGQGRMAASAMESIGRNPNSAGAIFTPMIIGLAFIEALTLYALVIAFFLQGKI, from the coding sequence ATGATTCGGAAACTCGGAACAATCACCACCCTGGTCGGGATCGCGATCCTGACCTCGCCGCTGCTCGCGCTCGCGCAGCAGGGCGCGGGACCCGCCGAAGCGGGGGGCGAATGGCGTGCGGGACTCATCGCGCTGGCCGCGAATATCGGCATCGGCATCGCGGCGTTCGGCTCGGCGCTCGGCCAGGGCCGCATGGCCGCGTCGGCGATGGAATCAATCGGCCGCAATCCCAACAGCGCGGGCGCGATATTCACCCCGATGATCATCGGCCTCGCCTTCATCGAAGCGCTGACCCTGTACGCACTCGTGATCGCATTCTTTCTACAGGGCAAGATCTAA
- the atpB gene encoding F0F1 ATP synthase subunit A translates to MPKSINFLELIGGGKIPEVIVGTWIVMGILIVVGIMARSSLAAATDPLLPDEGFTLRHACEVMVEWFDGFTASAMETHGYRAMVPFFGSLFMFILFANFFGLIPGMEPPTGNSDLTFALGTVSFGYYIYQGFRSQGVFYLRSFLGPVLFLAPLMLPIELADNLFRPFSLGIRLYANMFADHTVLSIFTGLTKLIVPLAFYALGSIVCIIQAIIFAVLSMSYVRLAASHH, encoded by the coding sequence TTGCCGAAATCGATAAACTTCCTCGAACTGATCGGCGGCGGAAAAATCCCCGAGGTCATCGTCGGGACCTGGATCGTCATGGGCATCCTGATCGTCGTCGGGATCATGGCGCGCAGCTCGCTCGCCGCCGCGACCGATCCGCTGCTTCCCGACGAAGGTTTCACGCTGCGTCATGCATGCGAGGTGATGGTCGAGTGGTTCGACGGCTTTACTGCATCCGCGATGGAAACTCATGGTTACCGCGCGATGGTGCCGTTCTTCGGCTCGCTCTTCATGTTCATACTGTTCGCGAATTTCTTCGGTTTGATCCCGGGGATGGAGCCGCCGACCGGAAATTCCGATCTCACGTTCGCGCTCGGCACGGTCAGTTTCGGCTATTACATCTACCAGGGCTTTCGCAGTCAGGGCGTGTTTTACCTGCGTAGCTTCCTCGGCCCTGTTCTGTTCCTGGCGCCGCTGATGCTGCCGATTGAGCTCGCTGACAACCTGTTTCGTCCGTTCTCGCTCGGTATTCGTCTTTACGCGAACATGTTCGCCGACCATACCGTGCTCAGCATCTTCACGGGACTGACGAAGCTCATCGTCCCGCTGGCTTTCTACGCGCTCGGCTCGATCGTCTGCATTATCCAGGCGATCATCTTTGCCGTGCTCTCGATGAGTTACGTGCGACTGGCTGCCAGTCATCACTAG
- a CDS encoding ATP synthase subunit I translates to MTLSGRIPTIAAIQRTNVVLVAVATTALAILDSPSAAIGCLIGGFVVVANLWVLSALGGLLLAAAGAGISGSAARLGVAAVPLKMLIVVGLVYLVFRHGHIDGLGFGAGVLTQMAAIIIETGRAALGQPA, encoded by the coding sequence ATGACACTCTCGGGGCGGATTCCCACCATCGCCGCAATCCAGCGGACGAACGTGGTCCTGGTCGCGGTCGCGACAACGGCGCTCGCGATACTCGACTCGCCCAGCGCCGCGATCGGATGCCTAATCGGCGGCTTCGTCGTGGTCGCCAATCTGTGGGTGCTGAGTGCGCTCGGTGGTCTGCTGTTGGCCGCGGCGGGCGCGGGAATTTCTGGCAGCGCGGCCCGGCTCGGCGTCGCCGCGGTTCCGCTCAAGATGCTGATCGTCGTCGGACTCGTGTACCTTGTCTTCCGCCACGGGCATATCGACGGTCTTGGCTTTGGTGCCGGAGTCTTGACTCAGATGGCGGCCATCATTATTGAAACCGGACGTGCTGCGCTCGGCCAACCGGCCTGA
- a CDS encoding AtpZ/AtpI family protein gives MALSTGKMARMAAIGWEFAGPMIAGAIIGHYADLHFHTDPYITLVMFLLGMFAGFYRLITELSAFQRDNKSS, from the coding sequence ATGGCGCTGAGCACCGGCAAGATGGCGCGGATGGCCGCAATCGGATGGGAGTTCGCGGGGCCCATGATCGCGGGCGCGATTATCGGCCATTACGCCGACCTGCACTTTCACACCGACCCCTACATCACGCTCGTGATGTTTCTGCTCGGGATGTTCGCTGGATTCTACCGGCTCATCACGGAGCTTTCGGCGTTTCAGCGCGACAACAAGAGTTCGTGA